One genomic window of Malaciobacter molluscorum LMG 25693 includes the following:
- a CDS encoding dynamin family protein: MNLANDYFLLYHGSQVKKEISYEIMNIKEAEFYEVAALILSATRKNYEKYFPLKSFNKLCKIITDKTPTTINELYQLQYNLIEIISKNNNKDDIEKLHSTFEYLKNENILNNADNEKLISLFDPSELVVEEEKTNDVAIDNNLTFQEHKEDIDDTIKQLKELFNKEELKKELDETIDYINNQKFSIGITGVMNAGKSTMLNALMGKEILGSAVVPETANLTIVKYDKTPSANVFYWNKQEWEKIENSASDIKSIKEFIDETKSIFKDDLYNYIKEESRSESVDINNLAAFTSAEASGKKCNLVKYVELKSNLEFLEDGIEIVDTPGLDDPVIQREEITKEYLSTCDMMLHLMNVSQSATLKDVEFIIDALLYQNISKLLIVITRADTVSKEQLQEVIDYTKTSIKKQLKSLNKDSKLDYILKTIKFIPISGRMALLHRTGREEEALKAGFKIEDTGIIEIEDYLNDSLFGKNSSKSELIIKSAKTQIMRTIDKQTSALNYELRLLSKSKEELELELSEFNKKKSANEKIFQAMKEDILYYKDDTKNYIKSLQTFLSSELIELQTLIKQRVISDVRYTYEKEKKKPEEIRTKSIIQTAIKDGIIDVVRDYRYKFIKKSQSIGEICEQKYHDFGFIIGHNNDNFDARGFFQEDFKSGFLTTSNDILISKIVNAVNKSKSNRLEELDSKIEQFLKEEFINIEENITTKANEISQILIDNFFDALNAPLKNFEDRLKSDEEILQKQLKSFEENDKNRDTLSLQIHKNLKKLETIKEGCKK, encoded by the coding sequence ATGAATTTAGCAAATGATTACTTTTTACTTTACCATGGTAGTCAAGTAAAAAAAGAGATTTCTTATGAAATCATGAATATAAAAGAAGCTGAATTTTACGAAGTTGCTGCATTAATTTTAAGTGCAACAAGAAAAAATTATGAAAAATATTTTCCTTTAAAATCTTTTAATAAACTTTGTAAAATTATAACAGATAAAACTCCTACAACAATTAATGAACTATATCAATTACAATATAACTTAATAGAAATAATTTCAAAAAATAATAATAAAGATGATATTGAAAAATTACATAGCACTTTTGAATATTTAAAAAATGAAAATATATTAAATAATGCAGATAATGAAAAATTAATTTCATTATTTGATCCAAGTGAACTAGTTGTTGAAGAAGAAAAAACTAATGATGTTGCAATTGACAATAATCTAACATTCCAAGAACATAAAGAAGATATTGACGATACAATAAAACAATTAAAAGAACTTTTTAATAAAGAAGAATTAAAAAAAGAGTTAGATGAAACAATTGATTATATTAATAATCAAAAATTTTCTATTGGTATTACAGGTGTTATGAACGCAGGAAAATCTACTATGCTTAATGCTTTAATGGGTAAAGAGATTTTAGGAAGTGCAGTTGTTCCTGAAACTGCGAATTTAACAATTGTAAAATATGATAAAACACCAAGTGCAAATGTTTTTTATTGGAATAAACAAGAATGGGAAAAAATAGAAAATAGTGCATCTGATATAAAATCAATAAAAGAGTTTATTGATGAAACAAAATCTATTTTTAAAGATGATCTATATAATTACATTAAAGAAGAATCAAGAAGTGAGAGTGTTGATATAAATAACTTAGCAGCATTTACTTCAGCAGAAGCAAGTGGTAAAAAGTGTAATTTAGTTAAATATGTTGAATTAAAATCAAATTTAGAATTTTTAGAAGATGGTATTGAAATTGTTGATACACCAGGTCTTGATGATCCTGTTATTCAAAGAGAAGAGATAACAAAAGAGTATTTATCAACTTGTGATATGATGTTACACCTTATGAACGTAAGTCAAAGTGCCACATTAAAAGATGTTGAATTTATTATAGATGCACTGCTTTATCAAAATATATCAAAACTTTTAATAGTTATTACAAGAGCTGATACTGTATCAAAAGAGCAATTACAAGAAGTAATTGATTACACAAAAACTTCAATAAAAAAACAATTAAAATCTTTAAATAAAGATAGTAAACTTGATTATATTTTAAAAACTATTAAGTTTATTCCAATATCTGGAAGAATGGCACTATTACATAGAACTGGTAGAGAAGAAGAGGCTTTAAAAGCTGGTTTTAAAATAGAAGATACAGGTATCATTGAAATAGAAGATTATTTAAATGATTCATTATTTGGTAAAAATAGTTCAAAAAGTGAATTAATTATAAAAAGTGCTAAAACACAAATTATGAGAACTATTGATAAGCAAACTTCTGCTTTAAATTATGAATTAAGATTATTATCAAAATCAAAAGAAGAATTAGAACTTGAATTATCAGAATTTAATAAAAAGAAATCTGCTAATGAGAAAATCTTTCAAGCAATGAAAGAGGACATTTTATATTATAAAGATGATACAAAAAACTATATAAAATCTCTACAAACATTTTTAAGTTCAGAATTAATTGAATTACAAACATTAATTAAACAAAGAGTAATAAGTGATGTTAGATATACATATGAAAAAGAAAAGAAAAAACCAGAAGAAATAAGAACTAAAAGTATCATTCAAACTGCAATAAAAGATGGAATTATTGATGTAGTTAGAGATTATAGATATAAATTTATCAAAAAGTCTCAAAGTATTGGAGAAATATGTGAACAAAAATATCATGATTTTGGTTTTATAATTGGACATAATAATGATAATTTTGACGCAAGAGGATTCTTTCAAGAAGATTTTAAAAGTGGTTTTTTAACAACATCAAATGATATTTTAATTTCTAAAATTGTAAATGCAGTTAATAAATCTAAATCTAATAGATTAGAAGAACTAGATTCAAAAATAGAACAATTTTTAAAAGAAGAATTTATTAATATTGAAGAAAATATTACTACAAAAGCAAATGAAATATCACAAATATTAATTGATAATTTCTTTGATGCATTAAATGCTCCATTAAAAAACTTTGAAGATAGATTAAAAAGTGATGAAGAAATACTTCAAAAACAATTAAAATCTTTTGAAGAAAATGATAAAAATAGAGATACATTATCTCTACAAATACATAAAAACTTAAAAAAATTAGAAACAATAAAAGAGGGTTGTAAAAAATGA
- a CDS encoding fumarate reductase iron-sulfur subunit, whose product MSNEQKGREITISVLKFNPRSKVSKPHFVDYKIEETPGMTLFIALNYIRENLDPDLSFDFVCRAGICGSCGMVINGKPALACRTLTSSYPEGKLKLMPMPAFELIKDLSVNTGKWMDKMSKRVESWIHSNKEVDISKMEERIDPEVANDTFELDRCIECGICVASCGTMLMRPDFVGPVGLNRVARFEVDPHDNRTAEDYYELVGDDDGIFGCMSLMACEDHCPKHLPLQNKIAYLRRKLVSLR is encoded by the coding sequence ATGAGTAATGAACAAAAAGGTAGAGAAATAACTATTTCAGTTCTTAAATTTAATCCAAGAAGTAAGGTTTCAAAACCTCACTTTGTAGATTATAAAATAGAAGAGACACCAGGTATGACTCTTTTCATTGCACTAAACTATATAAGAGAAAACTTAGACCCTGATTTATCTTTTGACTTTGTATGTAGAGCAGGTATTTGTGGTTCTTGTGGTATGGTAATAAATGGAAAACCTGCATTGGCTTGTAGAACATTAACTTCAAGTTATCCAGAAGGAAAATTAAAATTAATGCCAATGCCAGCATTTGAATTAATCAAAGATTTATCAGTAAATACTGGTAAATGGATGGATAAAATGTCAAAAAGAGTTGAATCGTGGATTCATTCTAATAAAGAAGTTGATATTTCTAAAATGGAAGAAAGAATTGATCCTGAAGTTGCAAATGATACATTTGAATTAGATAGATGTATTGAGTGTGGTATTTGTGTTGCTTCTTGTGGTACTATGCTTATGAGACCAGATTTTGTTGGTCCTGTAGGTTTAAATAGAGTAGCAAGATTTGAAGTTGATCCACATGACAATAGAACTGCTGAAGATTACTATGAATTAGTAGGTGATGATGATGGTATTTTTGGTTGTATGTCATTAATGGCTTGTGAAGATCATTGTCCAAAACACTTACCTCTTCAAAATAAAATAGCTTATCTAAGAAGAAAATTAGTATCATTACGATAA